The Etheostoma spectabile isolate EspeVRDwgs_2016 chromosome 9, UIUC_Espe_1.0, whole genome shotgun sequence DNA segment TTAGATAGTCCACTGAGATGAACACAGAGTACAGCACACACGTTTTAATTTATAGTTGTAGATAACAGTGCATGGTATCTGAAAACCACCTGGCAAGGACACATTAATcattagatggatggatgatgcaACACCAGGCTACCGTCAGGTGGAAATCTACAGCAGCTGGCAGATCTCAGATCTGAATCAGGACCAGATAACTTCTATTTTAAGAACTTAAGAGAGATATGAGGAGGCAAAAACACTTAGTAGCTAAGAGTGCAAGACATCCTTATAAAATCTAGTTATGgtttctcaaatgtgaagatttgcttttctttttcttatttggaagtaaactgaatatctttggggttTTATACTGAGGTTCTCCTGACAAAAGACCAATACCCACTCAGTGCTTTACCAAAGTCTTTCGGTAAACTGGCTGCTCTCTTCATGTTAAGCAAGTATCTGTAATCCTCAAGCCACGACTCCTTTAAGAAGCAAGCtggctttttttcagttttttacagTTGAGAAGGATCAATCTCTTAACTGAGGGGCAACCTAATGCCCAAAGGTATGTAGTCATTGGACTTGTTATGTTGCCAGGCTTTTTACACAGAATGCATACAAGATATGGAAACATCAACATTAAAACGCTCCGTCATCATGGCATGCATTTCTTACCACAAAGATTGCACAGCAGGACAGTCCCATAACAAATTAATGAACCACGACTACCAAAGTTATGGCAACACAAATCGGAGGCATCGGCAATCATCTTTGCTAGTCTGATAGAAGTCACATAAACTCTACTTAGAATCACTGCTTGTAAGTAATTTTCCAATTTGGGATTGATAaagtccatccatctatctatattGAATGATCTTGTATCCAACATATTTAGATATATGTGTGCCTGATCTCCATACAGAGGCCCAGTGAAGACTTGTATTGAGGTTATGTTCCAACCTCACCTGAGTGACAactctttgatgtgttttaatgtatAAAGCAATCCCAGTAAGAGTGTGTAGATTATTAATGCAGTTATAAAACATGTAAATCAATCTTTAACCAGCACATGGCAATCGTTAACATGAAAATGGTTCACTTTAATTGTTTAAACACAGAAGCACACACTTCTTCAGAGCAACTTAAAAGAAACTGGTGAAGGAATTACGTGTCTCACTCCAGAACCCTTCAACAGTACAGCGGACTGAACCTACGAGTCTGTTGTTTCATACTCTGCCTTCTCTCTCGGCATGCATAATCACAGCAGCTGGTTTACAGCTCTAGCTGCATATACAAAATACTGCAGTTTTACCAGAAATCCACATTTGACTTTGTGCTCTTGCATTTCACCTTGTGGGTTTGCAGTGTTTTATCAGACCATGACTTCTGAGTTAAATAAAGAGTGTAGTTTGCTTCGAAACCCAACAGTGGACAGAGCAGGGAAGGTCAGTTGGAGATCACAGGAGCCACCTAGTGGTTTAACTTGGCTTTAGTGAAGAAGAATGACACACCAgatgttaaaataatatattgaagcatatttattgaaaacaatatttaagATAATATAAAATGTCTCTCTTACAGTCATGACTGATTGagaatttgttttcaaaaattAGAAAATATGGCTAGTTGATTGAAGAATTATAATTTAAACTGTGGATAACAAGCTGTTACATAAATAGTCTCCAAATATTTATACTGAACTACAGAAGCATACAAACTGAACTGAGTGACCACTGCAGTGTTTGGTTCAAAATAAGCAGGAGTTCACCATGTGTAAATTACAATGAGGATTTTATTGAGGTTGGTTAGAAGTTCTACATCGAAGAGGAGCAACGCTCCAAATAAAACCAGAAACACATTTACATAccagatacaaacacacatataacaaATTCACTTCCGATACCAGATCTTCATTTTCTTCTCACGTTTGATTTTCTTCTGCAGCTGTAAAGTCCCGTAGAGGAGAGCCTCTGCAGTGGGGGGACAACCTGAGGACAGGTGGGGAAAAACAGAGCAACTCTTATTACTGTTTGGTAGAGATTTGCTGTCATTCTGACAGCACAACAGCATCATCATGCACTCATCTTGTACTTCTACTACTTATTACAATACAAGAAGTATCACCACCAGCACTACTTATATAACAACTAATTAATAATTAGTTgtaatatattagtatatatatatatatatatataagataaaATAATATTAGTTGTACCAGGAGTTGGTAATAAATCTACTACTGCTaccaataagaaaaaaaattactcCCGCTTTTACTACTACTGTTCCTAAATGTGATCCTTAATTGTGCACCAGAGCGATGATACAATGACCATTGACATTAGTTATAGCAGTTGACAGGAACATGTCTGGACTCAACCTATACGGCCAAAAGTATACAGACCACATCCGATGGGCCTGGTTTTGTGCACAGGGCATGGTTATGTTGAAACAGAAAAGAGTTTTACCCAAAGTGTTACAAAGTTGAAAGCATACTATTTTCTCAAATATCGTTGTATGCTGTAGCATTCACATTTCTCCAACACCAAGCTCGACGACCTACTTATGGCAATAAAGTGTATAATGGAAATAAACGGTTTTTCATGGACAGTCTATTTCATTGCTGTTTATGAAGGAATTTGTATATGGTGCAGTAAATGTTTACCTGGAACATAAATGTCTACCGGTACGATTCGGTCGCAACCTCTGACGACAGCATAGGAGTAGTGGTAGTAGCCTCCACCATTAGCACAGCTGGAAGAGGAACATTATGAAACTTTTATTAAGACACcctaatcacacacacacagtaggtaATAGACAGCTATAAAAGTGCAAAATCATTTCACTTACAGCATACCATGACCAGAATTAAAAGATACAACCAAATatgacatttatattttatgtaaatgcTTGTGGCCATAAAACAGAAATAAGGAACATTGGGCAAATTTAGTAATTAACCCAGTCACAGAAACGCAGTAGTAGAGActttatggaaacagtaaagaCTACAAACGACTGGCAGGTGTTTGTGCATGAAAAGGATTtgctgaggaagaggagggcaCTGCGGTTAACTTACCTTCCCATGGATATAACGTATCTAGGCTCGGGCATCTGGTCGTACACCTGTTGGAAAGAAGATGCAGTTCAGTCAGCCTTATATAATGTCTGACTAAGATCTAATCTGTGCTATCAGctggagcaaagtttcatgcCAGTCTACCAATCCTGCGACAGACTGGTCATAATCCAGCCAGCATTTAAATAGCTATACTGTTCTCAGCGCTCCCGTCCTGCAGACAGAAAAAACTGAGAGAGAAAGCAACTTGCAATGTCTATGAGCAGGAAACCAGGTTTATCCTGAGTTTTTCCTTCATGTCACAGACCTGAATCTAACCTGAGACAGTTGTTGGGATGTGGTTTGGAGCGTAATTTGTtgaattacacacaaaaaatgccGATTGCTGCGGTTACATCCAACCTTTCCCTCCCTCACCTTCCGCAGAGCCGGAGCCATCTTATTGGTAAGCGTTCCTGCCACAATCATGACATCCGCCTGTCGGGGACTTGCTCTGAACACCACTCCGAAGCGGTCCATGTCGTAACGAGGTGCCGCCATGTGCATCATCTCCACCGCGCAGCATGCCAGGCCAAAGGTCATAGGCCACAGAGAGCTCTGATGGGGTTGCAGAGCAGCAATAAGTCAGCAAAACACAACAGAGCAGCCACACAGTTACTTAGGGTACCGtccaaaacacacatcttcacAGCATTGTTTAACTACTTCAAGACCAGCAGGGAGCACATCATTATATCAGCTTTAAGAGGGAAAGCCAATATAGATTGATTCTCTCTGCTGATATTTGGCAGATTTTTAAGTTTAttcttttttagactttttccAAGAAACTCAGGACATGGACATAACAACACCTCCAAATGCAGCAGCCTGGCAGTAAATACGTTTGATGAAGCTCACAAGGGTCAAGTTATGTTTTATTGAGAGTTAGTGGTGTTGTTAAACAATACCCCATAATGTGCAATATCTGTATACTGTACAATTTCATTACTCCACACTGCATGTCACACTGTATATAAAACCACacttatgttattatttttatttgtatatgtatatagcgACTTAGAACTATGCCccttaacccccacccccagttGCTTTTAATCACATTGTACaagtgtataatgacaataaaatgcattctattctatctatATATTCTTTATCCATTCTATTTACATTCCAGTCAGTGTTTTGTGAGGATCCACTTAGAAACCTGTGTTTTGGCATGTggctcttttttaaagattttcctTGTTGCTAAAGTTGTGCTGTGTTTGCGAGCAACAACTCTCTAGCTTGTTAATAACTCTTTGACTTGACTTTTGTTCCCTCAAAAGCTTAGAAACTGTGACCATCAGACCTCTGGTAAAGATGACAAGTTTAAAACTCCCTTAATTGCTGGTGTATATTTATTGAAGGTTCTTTGCTCAGGAAGATGAACCTTCAGATTACAGATTGGCATTGGCAATTTTAAGTGAAAGACAAAGAGATCCATTTACAAAAGGCAACAGCACTGACAATGTGATATTTCAAATATATCACACCAACCCCGTGATCGGCCGTTGGCCAAAGTTAGACCGGTGACCAAACAGTAACACGCTGCAAGCTGAAGTCACGTCACATCTCGAGCTAGAAAAACACTGCCAACATCCTCTCATCTACTCACCCTGCGGGCCCAGT contains these protein-coding regions:
- the ndufs7 gene encoding NADH dehydrogenase [ubiquinone] iron-sulfur protein 7, mitochondrial, with product MAALAAPRLAMFGCFSTRPISVFAVHQRSLHNSAKSENTTTSVVSVREKSTAVAAAKPSAVASSKGEYVITKLDDLINWARRSSLWPMTFGLACCAVEMMHMAAPRYDMDRFGVVFRASPRQADVMIVAGTLTNKMAPALRKVYDQMPEPRYVISMGSCANGGGYYHYSYAVVRGCDRIVPVDIYVPGCPPTAEALLYGTLQLQKKIKREKKMKIWYRK